A stretch of the Longimicrobium sp. genome encodes the following:
- a CDS encoding M56 family metallopeptidase, which translates to MTIAWMLGAAAAGVLLSLAGLAAERIAAWFQLPRRWAWAAALGASLLLPLVALAAPGVLPQFHLPSAPPSGDPQPQAAGPVAALPSAPQETAPDVAPRSLPAGVLAGWLAASLAIVAALGMTQRRLRAACGALEPRRVDREPVFVSGHAGPMVLGVIEPRIVLPRWAVDGPEDELRLIVRHEREHVRAGDPWLLVLSALAVAAMPWSPALWWQHRRLRLAVETDCDARVLARGESIERYGRVLLRTAGRGSFLMAGAVAWGSRSSHLEWRILAMTMKPPRNRLGRAVPLAGIALALVAAACGAASRGGPDAPEPIDMRPDAAPLFGYHEGRLYGDFPLDDTRRLVVNAPDPARGKLGLGWRYGDEPRTRNSPPPTVLPTVTSVTPGFPAEAAGVRAGDVLVSVNGRDAREPWLFGSRAPGTAYTVRIRRAGAERNLRLVIGPPPTRAEVERNMGRVAACERRELSRPGHRLDDCFFPY; encoded by the coding sequence ATGACGATCGCATGGATGCTCGGCGCCGCCGCGGCTGGCGTGCTCCTGTCGCTCGCGGGCCTCGCGGCGGAGCGCATCGCCGCGTGGTTCCAGCTGCCGCGGCGCTGGGCCTGGGCGGCGGCGCTGGGCGCCTCGCTCCTTCTTCCCCTCGTCGCGCTCGCCGCGCCCGGCGTGCTGCCGCAGTTCCATCTCCCCTCCGCACCCCCGTCCGGCGATCCGCAGCCGCAGGCGGCCGGCCCGGTAGCAGCGCTTCCTTCCGCCCCACAGGAAACCGCGCCGGACGTGGCGCCGCGGTCCCTCCCCGCGGGGGTGCTGGCGGGATGGCTGGCGGCGTCGCTGGCGATCGTCGCCGCGCTGGGGATGACGCAGCGGCGGCTGCGGGCGGCATGCGGCGCGCTGGAGCCGCGGCGCGTGGACCGCGAGCCCGTCTTTGTCTCCGGGCACGCGGGGCCCATGGTGCTGGGGGTGATCGAGCCGAGGATCGTGCTCCCGCGCTGGGCGGTGGACGGGCCGGAGGACGAGCTGCGGCTGATCGTGCGCCACGAGCGCGAGCACGTGCGCGCGGGCGATCCCTGGCTCCTCGTCCTTTCCGCGCTGGCGGTGGCGGCGATGCCGTGGAGCCCGGCGCTCTGGTGGCAGCATCGCCGGCTGCGGCTGGCGGTGGAGACGGACTGCGACGCGCGCGTGCTGGCGCGGGGCGAGAGCATCGAGCGGTACGGCCGCGTGCTGCTGCGCACCGCCGGCCGCGGAAGCTTCCTGATGGCCGGCGCCGTGGCGTGGGGCAGCCGCTCGTCTCACCTCGAATGGAGGATCCTGGCCATGACCATGAAGCCACCCCGGAACCGGCTCGGACGGGCGGTGCCGCTCGCCGGCATCGCCCTGGCGCTCGTTGCGGCCGCGTGCGGCGCGGCGTCGCGCGGCGGGCCGGACGCCCCCGAGCCGATCGACATGCGGCCCGACGCCGCGCCGTTGTTCGGGTACCACGAAGGCCGCCTGTACGGGGATTTCCCGCTCGACGACACCCGGAGGCTCGTGGTCAACGCTCCGGACCCGGCGAGGGGCAAGCTGGGGCTGGGCTGGCGCTACGGCGACGAGCCGCGCACCCGCAACTCGCCGCCGCCCACGGTGCTGCCCACGGTGACCTCGGTGACGCCGGGCTTCCCGGCCGAGGCGGCTGGCGTGCGCGCGGGCGACGTGCTGGTGTCGGTGAACGGGCGCGACGCGCGCGAGCCGTGGCTCTTCGGCAGCCGCGCTCCCGGCACGGCGTACACGGTGCGGATCCGCCGCGCCGGCGCGGAGCGGAACCTCCGGCTCGTCATCGGCCCGCCGCCCACGCGCGCCGAGGTCGAGCGGAACATGGGACGGGTGGCCGCGTGCGAGCGCCGCGAGCTGTCACGGCCGGGGCACAGGCTGGACGACTGCTTCTTCCCGTACTGA
- a CDS encoding BlaI/MecI/CopY family transcriptional regulator, which yields MPPDDTKLTDRELDVMSILWRTESGTVAEVRKALADRLAYTTVLWALQTLEEKGHVRHEKEGRAYRYYPVVQQETAGGSALNRLVDKVFHGSAAMLLAQLVSERDLPPEELQRMRELLDRRLAGEEDA from the coding sequence ATGCCACCCGACGATACCAAGCTGACCGACCGCGAGCTGGACGTGATGAGCATTCTGTGGCGCACGGAGTCAGGGACCGTGGCGGAGGTGCGCAAGGCGCTGGCGGACCGGCTGGCGTACACCACGGTGCTCTGGGCGCTGCAGACGCTGGAGGAGAAGGGGCACGTGCGCCACGAGAAGGAGGGCCGCGCGTACCGCTACTATCCCGTGGTGCAGCAGGAGACGGCGGGCGGGAGCGCGCTCAACCGGCTGGTGGACAAGGTCTTCCACGGCTCGGCGGCCATGCTCCTGGCGCAGCTGGTCAGCGAGCGCGACCTGCCGCCCGAGGAGCTGCAGCGGATGCGGGAGCTTCTGGACCGCCGCCTGGCAGGAGAGGAGGACGCATGA
- a CDS encoding GNAT family N-acetyltransferase yields the protein MNIRPAIVSDSAELVRMRELLWPGGGHAEEVDAFFAAARKDVATLVAARPEGGLAGFVEVDTRGYAEDCLTSPVPYVEGWWVDEDARRTGVGRALIGAAMEWARAAGFNEIASDTLADNAASIAAHLALGFEKTAELVTFRRAL from the coding sequence ATGAACATCCGCCCCGCCATCGTCTCCGACAGCGCCGAGCTGGTGCGGATGCGCGAGCTGCTGTGGCCCGGCGGCGGCCACGCGGAGGAGGTCGACGCCTTCTTCGCCGCGGCGCGCAAGGACGTGGCGACGCTCGTGGCGGCGCGGCCGGAGGGCGGGCTGGCGGGGTTCGTGGAGGTCGATACGCGCGGCTACGCGGAGGACTGCCTGACGTCGCCCGTGCCGTACGTCGAGGGGTGGTGGGTGGACGAGGACGCGCGGCGTACCGGCGTGGGCCGTGCGCTGATCGGCGCGGCGATGGAGTGGGCGCGCGCCGCGGGGTTCAACGAGATCGCCAGCGACACGCTCGCGGACAACGCGGCCAGCATCGCGGCGCACCTGGCGCTGGGGTTCGAGAAAACGGCCGAGCTCGTGACCTTCCGCCGCGCGCTGTAG
- a CDS encoding AAC(3) family N-acetyltransferase produces the protein MTEAELRNAIRRLGLAGRPVCVHASLRSFGRVEGSARSVVDAFLAEGCTLLVPTFSGAAFEVWPDPPDVIERNGWPPANPASPRPVPTRIFTPDINDIDADMGAIPAAVLATPGRVRGAHPLDSFAAIGPLAHALVAGQDAHHPHAPLEALAAAGGAVVLMGVGLERMTLLHLAEHRAGRAMFVRWAAGPAGEIVRVRVGGCSEGFPRLAAVLAPIGVEAMVGASRWRIFPAAEALDAAADAIRADPAITHCGDPACERCNDAVRGGPLLDG, from the coding sequence ATGACGGAAGCAGAGCTGCGGAATGCAATCCGTCGGCTCGGACTGGCCGGGCGACCGGTGTGCGTGCACGCGTCGCTGCGCTCGTTCGGCCGGGTCGAGGGCAGCGCGCGCAGCGTGGTCGATGCGTTCCTGGCCGAGGGATGTACGCTGCTGGTGCCCACCTTCTCCGGCGCCGCGTTCGAGGTCTGGCCCGATCCGCCGGACGTGATCGAGCGCAATGGCTGGCCGCCCGCGAATCCTGCCTCCCCCAGGCCCGTCCCGACGCGGATCTTCACTCCCGACATCAACGACATCGACGCGGACATGGGCGCGATCCCCGCCGCCGTGCTGGCGACGCCGGGACGCGTGCGCGGCGCGCATCCGCTCGACTCGTTCGCGGCCATTGGCCCGCTGGCGCATGCACTGGTGGCCGGACAGGATGCGCATCACCCGCACGCGCCGCTGGAGGCGCTGGCCGCGGCGGGCGGAGCGGTGGTGCTGATGGGCGTGGGCCTCGAGCGGATGACGCTGCTCCACCTGGCCGAGCACCGCGCCGGCCGGGCGATGTTCGTGCGCTGGGCCGCTGGTCCCGCGGGCGAGATCGTCCGCGTGCGCGTGGGGGGATGCTCGGAGGGATTCCCGAGGCTCGCGGCGGTGCTGGCTCCGATCGGCGTGGAGGCGATGGTGGGAGCGAGCCGGTGGCGCATCTTCCCCGCCGCCGAGGCGCTCGACGCTGCTGCGGATGCCATCCGCGCCGACCCCGCCATCACCCACTGCGGCGATCCGGCGTGCGAGCGCTGCAACGATGCCGTCCGCGGCGGGCCGCTGCTGGACGGGTAG